From one Leifsonia soli genomic stretch:
- a CDS encoding ABC transporter ATP-binding protein encodes MTTLEALHLAKDYQIRGSGLRPHILKAVDDVSLVVRPGESVALVGESGSGKSTIAKMLIRLVDPTAGDITLDGERIGSGHRATKRYRKRVQMVFQDPFSSLNPSLPIRHQLVRPLRIHGIVRTRAEEERELRRLLDSVNLGPAAEILAKYPHELSGGQRQRIAIARALAPQPEVLIADEPVSMLDVSIRLEILQLLDDLKRQRNLAVLYITHDLATARHFSTQIVVMRHGRVVERGPSSDVILNPIHPYTQLLVRAAPDPHSEAFELDPERYRRSPDVLVTPDDPGPAEQGHWARAWTDDAAVAELLATA; translated from the coding sequence ATGACGACGCTCGAAGCGCTCCATCTGGCCAAGGACTACCAGATCCGCGGGAGCGGCCTGCGCCCGCACATCCTGAAAGCGGTCGACGACGTCTCGCTCGTCGTGCGTCCCGGGGAGTCGGTCGCGCTCGTCGGCGAGTCGGGGAGCGGCAAGTCGACCATCGCCAAGATGCTCATCCGGCTCGTCGACCCGACCGCCGGCGACATCACACTCGACGGCGAGCGCATCGGCTCCGGCCACCGCGCCACCAAGCGGTACCGCAAGCGCGTCCAGATGGTGTTCCAGGACCCGTTCTCCTCGCTCAACCCGTCGCTGCCGATCCGGCACCAGCTGGTGCGGCCGCTGCGCATCCACGGGATCGTCCGCACCCGCGCGGAGGAGGAGCGCGAGCTGCGTCGGCTGCTCGACTCGGTCAACCTGGGGCCGGCGGCCGAGATCCTGGCCAAGTACCCGCACGAGCTCTCCGGCGGCCAGCGTCAGCGCATCGCGATCGCCCGGGCACTCGCCCCGCAGCCCGAGGTGCTGATCGCCGACGAGCCGGTGTCGATGCTGGACGTCTCCATCCGGCTGGAGATCCTGCAGCTGCTCGACGACCTCAAGAGGCAGCGGAATCTCGCGGTGCTGTACATCACGCACGACCTGGCGACCGCCCGGCACTTCTCGACGCAGATCGTGGTCATGCGCCACGGCCGGGTGGTCGAGCGCGGGCCGTCGAGCGACGTCATCCTCAACCCGATCCACCCGTACACGCAGCTGCTGGTGCGCGCGGCGCCCGACCCGCACTCGGAGGCCTTCGAGCTCGATCCCGAGCGCTACCGGCGGTCGCCCGACGTGCTCGTGACGCCCGACGACCCGGGCCCGGCCGAGCAGGGGCACTGGGCGCGCGCGTGGACGGACGACGCCGCCGTCGCGGAGCTGCTCGCCACCGCCTGA